The Eriocheir sinensis breed Jianghai 21 chromosome 21, ASM2467909v1, whole genome shotgun sequence genome includes the window aggggtaggggaggaaagaggagggagggaggaagagggagggaggagggaaggctaaaagaaaagaaggaaagaatactaggaagtgagagagagagagagagagagagagagagagagagagagagagagagagagagagagagagagagagagagagagagagagagagagagagagagagagagagagagagagagagagagagagagagagagagagagagagagagagagagagagagaggggaggggtgggggttgGCATAAGAGAGAGGGACGTAGGGTGAATTGAGGAaactggaggaagggagataagataaaggggaggtgagggaggaagggaggaggagggagagtatatgagagagagagagagagagagagagagagagagagagagagagagagagagagagagagagagagagagagagagagagagagagagagagatgatgatgatgatgatgatgatagagatgaAAGATTCTGTCAGGATTAATAACAAAAAGTGATACTGCATAAAcatgaagaaagatgagaaggattggagtgtgtgtgtgtgtgtgtgtgtgtgtgtgtgtgtgtgtgtgtgtgtgtgtgtgtgtgtgtgtgtgtgtgtgtgtgtgtgcgcgcgtgtgtgtgtgtgtcacttatATAATATACTTGACATACTTATCTATACCAAGCCTAGGACACAAAAGGAAGCAAATAATAGAAGGTTTATAAGAAAGCAATAAGGTTCTATCCCTGTGTAGAAAGAGAAAGTGTTCCTATCAGATAAACGggtaaggaaaaagagataaggaagtctattttctttttttcttagggtagctctctctctctctctctctctcccccatctcctttccctcccatctaaCCATTCTTTCTTCCGtaacaccctcacaccctccctccctcccttccttcctcactccttccctcccctccttctctccctcctccctccttccctttctccttccctccggtGATTCATTCCCTGTCTCCTCTGCCTCTTTCccactttccctccacccagcctttcaccttttccccctccttccccctccttgttcctcctcctctttcttccccctcctttccccttcttccccctcttcccctcccttccttcttatccacGCATTCGTCGTCTCCCTCCACCCttgctcatcttcttttctttgttaagTTCTTCATTTTGCCTTCTTTATCAAATATTAGCCAGCGTTTTTGTGTTAGTTTATCTATACATCTTTGTCCTTCTATCTATTATTCTACCTATCTATTCatatatctgtctttctatctactcatctctttgtctttttgtctatctgcatatctacctacctacctacttacctacttatctctttttttttatttgtatctttctaACCTTTTACTACCTGTTTATGTGTATATCTACCTATACACCTACTTACCTGCCCACCAGCCCAACTCTCAGTTTACCCAGTCCCACCTGTTTTGTACCGTGCCTTCTCTTCCCCGGCCAGGACCGCCCTGTGGTGATATTCGTGGAGATGAACACTCCGGGGGACTACCACGCCTATCAGTTCCTAGCACGGGTGAGTGAtgacctactattactactactactactactactactactgctactattactatgactactactactactactactactactactactacttctactactactactactactactactatcagaaCCTTCACGTATATCCTCTTCAGTAGTAGAGTGGAATgaattttatagttttttttgtttctggcTTGATGAATAATGAGGCTTTTCTACTctaccttcttcatctcctcctcctcctcctcctcctcctccttctcctcctcctcctcttcctcctcctcttcccgtggCAGTGCCTTGGTGTTTGGGACCTGGACACGCGGGGTCACCATCGAGGACTCTTCCGGTTTTTCTTCTACGACACGGAAGTTGTTGTCATCGGTCACCCCTACAGCgactacaggtgtgtgtgttggggggaatgTTTTTATCACCTAGCGTAGTGTAGattgcacatatatatatatatatatatatatatatatatatatatatatatatatatatatatatatatatatatatatatatatatatatatatatatatatatatatatatatatatatatatatatatatatatatatatatatatatatatatacttgcagAAGGATAGTTGGCAAAGGTAATAGATAATTAAGGCAATTGCTAATTCTAAAACTTGGTCGTGAGTTTGTGAAGTACAGTAAAGTATTTCCTAAAACTTAAAAGAAGCTGTGAATCCTTAGGTATTACCGTGCTGACGTGTACGAATGCCTTCCTCAAGTATCTTTTGTGGCATATAGTTATTGCTCTCCTTAGTTACACCATCTAGAAGTACTTAATGTGGAAGATGAATAAATATCATCATTCTTTAGTATGTTCTGAGTTCAGGTGAGTGTGCCCTGTGTACAAAAAGGGCTTGTTGGCATGAGTAGCTTAGAGTATTTAGAAACTTTCTCAAATTAAAATACCAAGGGTAACATGTGTGTCACAGCACTGCAACTATAAAGAGAGTTTTGCAAGGGTACAAATCCCTCTTCCCCGCCTTCTGTTGACACCTGTGTAAGCCAATTATTTGAGCAAAGGTAGTGCATGGGCCAGGCAGACAGGAGGCGTCAGGTTGTTGTCCCGAACATGCTTCTAACACATTTGTCGTGGGTGGCAGCTTCATCAAGCCGTGGTGGGTGAACATGATTAAGGTGAACAAAACGGCGGAGTTGGAGAAGTTGAACCTCATGCCGCTGACGCACCGTGCCCGCTTCAGGAGGCCCAGTCTGGAGCGTCAGGTGCCCTTCCTGGACGTGCCCATTCCTGTCTTCTGACCGCCTCAACACACTCCGATGCTGCCCGCCATGCTCGACGGTCGGCGTGTGTCTCGTGCGCACCCGATGCTGTGCGCTGCCCTTGATTGTGGTGGACAGGCCCTTGTTATTCCTTTCCCGGGTATCTCGATGCGTCTTTGCTAAGCAATCATCTCGTCATGATGGTTGATTGACACCTGCTCGATGCGTCTGCCCATGCAAGTTATAGGCCTACACACGGACAATTGTTGCGTGTGAACCAAGCGTATTTCGTTAAATGGAATGAAATGGAGTTAAGAAGAATCCTCTTTCGTGTTAAAAATACCTCATGTTGCCGCATAAAGAATTGCAATGCTCTGAGAGGTACAGGAAATGCGAGCCTAAGAGCGTGTGGTGCTAACTGCTTAAGCATGCAACAATGTGACTGGCAGTGGCAGTTAGGGAGCGTCTAAGACTCTCCAGATGATCCTGCTGATACCATGGACGGAATGAGGTGACTGAGGCCCCGTCCCTCACGTGCTGGCGTCCACGTGTGGCTCAGGGGATAGCCGATGCTTGCTGGCTGCGCTGCGTGTCACAGCACATGTCGTGACAGGTGTTTCAGACCAAGCGATGCCACAAGCTTTGGGGCCCTGAAGAATTTTTGTACAAGGCCCACTGCAGGGTGACGCAGGGAAGGGTCGATTGGCGCGGTGCTCAGGCAGGAGAGCGAGGCCCTGGAAAGTAAAGCAATGCCTTCTTCGTGCTTTATGAaaactttcaatatttttttgtcAATGGGAACATTAAAAATTGTTCTGTCatattcattaatattttttccaGTTTTGATTTAGTCTTACTTGCTCAGGAGTTTTTAGTACAACCTGAATAAGATAAGgcatttttttgttatatacattttgtttttgcccttgagctgcttccccttGCTGTGAAAGAGTTCACTGACGAATCATACATGCGTTTTCATAGCTATTAACCCTTTACATCTAAACATTGCTAACCATCCACTGCCTgggagaaacctggggaaggtgcgCTGTGgtacccggatgtcacacctgccctgtgtcccggggcaaAGGGTTCCTCCTCACGACAGGCTCAAAGGCCAATGCGACAGAGATTTGCAGCGAGGACATGCGTAGCAATCGCGTATGCCCCTAGCTTTACTTTTACCTTCAATTACAGTATACGAGTTCTCTTCCAGTCTTTTTCCTTAGCTCTCCCTTTATGCTCGTGGACTGGGTGTTTGAGAAAACGAAAATTAAGGGGAAGTTAAAGTATTTTTCAAATCATAAGTTTATACGTCATTCGACTTTGCCAAGACACAATAAAATGACTTGTCCACGAGATTGCATTTACTGTTGTATCAGCTGATGGTTGTGTGCATGGGTAATAAATATATCAGAGATACCATATGCTGTTTCTTGGTGCAGATTGTTTTCATCATGGTTGGAGAGGCATTGTGGATAGAAAGTACATTGATGGAGGCTCGTGACCATGGTATGCTGGCTAGGCGGATGATTGGTGGATGGTCAGGTGGATACAGGGAGGCTATGTGGATTTATTGAGGCAAAGATGGAGGATTAATGGAATGAATAATGAATAGATGGAAAAAGCTTGTTAAACGAATTACTGGATACATGAAAGTTGGTgtggactggtggacaggggtaAGCTTACTGGATGGTCTTTTGCTAGGAGGAGGGTTTTCAGATGGGCTGGTAGACAGGAAGAGGATGTTTATGTGGAGTAGGATAGTCTATTCAACAGAAGTGTTCCTCTGGCGCCTCGTAGAAATTTGTCAGTCCTCTTCTGTTCAGCTAGATTCCTGTCCGGCTCTCAAGGATTTAGTCTGTCAATATCACACGCTGATTGCTCGTCCTGCCAGCACACAATTAATGTAGAGATGCAGAATAA containing:
- the LOC127001841 gene encoding protein O-linked-mannose beta-1,2-N-acetylglucosaminyltransferase 1-like; protein product: MNTPGDYHAYQFLARCLGVWDLDTRGHHRGLFRFFFYDTEVVVIGHPYSDYSFIKPWWVNMIKVNKTAELEKLNLMPLTHRARFRRPSLERQVPFLDVPIPVF